The Streptomyces sp. NBC_00483 genome contains the following window.
GAGGCCGAGAGGTTGTAGCCGACCGAGAGGGAGCCGTAGCGGACCTGTGTCGGGAAGAGCGCCGGGAGGGCCGCCGACATGGTGCCGAGGAGGCAGACCAGGGAGAGGCCGAGCAGCAGCATGCCGAGCGAGACGGCCCACAGGGCGCCGTTCTTCACCAGGAGGAAGGAGGGGATCGAGAGGACGAAGAAGCCGATCATGCCGGCCATCAGGAGCGGCTTGCGGCCGAAGCGGTCGGAGAGCTTGCCGATCTGGCTGATGATGCACATGAGGACGATCATCGTGATGATCAGGATCAGCAGGCCGTGCGTCTCCGAGTAGCCCATCTCGTCCGACAGGTACGTCGGCATGTACGAGAGGAGCATGTAGTCGGTGATGTTGTAGGCGCCGACGAGGCAGATGCAGAGGATCAGGCTCGGCCAGTAGTCGCGGAAGATCCTGGCCAGGTCGCCCTTGGCGGTGGTCTCCACGGAGGAGGCGGCGTCGGTCGCGCGGTGCGAGGACTCGTCCTCCAGCTTCTGGAAGGCGGGGGTCTCGTCGAGGCGCAGTCGCAGGTAGAGGCCGACGAGGCCGATGGGGCCCGCCACCAGGAACGGGATGCGCCAGCCCCAGGACTCCATGCCGTCGCTGCCGAGCACGGCCGTCAGGATCGTGACGAGGCCGGCTGCTCCGACGTAGCCGGCGAGCGTGCCGAATTCGAGGAAGCTGCCGAAGAAGCCGCGCTTCTTGTCGGGGGCGTACTCGGCGATGAAGGTGGAGGCGCCGCCGTACTCGCCGCCGGTGGAGAAGCCCTGGACGAGGCGGAAGAGGATCAGCAGGACCGGTGCCCAGAATCCGATCGTCGCGTAGGACGGGATGAGGCCGATCGCGAAGGTGCCGATGGCCATGAGGATCATGGTCAGTGCGAGGACCTTCTTGCGGCCGACCTTGTCGCCCATGGGGCCGAAGACCATGCCGCCGATCGGGCGGACGAGGAACGAGACCGCGAAGGTCGCGAACGACGAGATCAGCTGGACCGTGTCGTTCCCCGAGGGGAAGAAGACGTGGCCGATGGTGACGGCCAGGTACGAGTAGATCCCGAAGTCGAACCATTCCATGGCGTTACCGAGCGACGCCGCCTTGACCGCGCGCTTCACCGCGCTGTCGTCGGTGACGGTGATGTCGGTGCGGCGCAGCGGCGGGTTCTTGCGCCGCTTGACGGCGCGGAACAAGGCGCGGTGACGCTTGACCGCCTCCGGGTCGGGCACCAGCCCTTCCTCGGTGTCGGTGGTCATGGGGTGGATCCCTTCTCTGACTGCAAAGCGCTTCCAGGCTCCACCTGCTCACGGACGTTCATTGCAAACGAAAGTCCCCAGCGTTCGGGACTTTCGTCACAACCTTTCGTCCCTAACTTCCGCCAATGCCCGAACTTTCGCACGTGGAGTTGGTCCAGGAAGTGCGGGGATTCTCAGATGCCGAGATCCTTGATGATCTTCGCTACGTGGCCGGTTGCCTTCACGTTGTAGAAGGCGCGCTCGACCTTTCCTTCCTCGTCGACGACCACCGTGGAGCGGATGACTCCGGTGACGACCTTTCCGTACAGCTTCTTCTCGCCGAAGGCGCCGTAGGCCTCAAGAACCTTCTTCTCGGGGTCGCCCACCAGGGTGACCTTGAGGTTCTCCTTCTCCCGGAACTTGGCGAGCTTCTCCGGCTTGTCCGGGGAGACGCCGATGACGTCGTAGCCGGCCTCGGCGAGCACGTCGAGGTTGTCGGTGAAGTCGCAGGCCTGCTTGGTGCAGCCGGGGGTGAGGGCGGCGGGGTAGAAGTAGACGATCGTCTTGCGGCCCTTGTGGTCGGCGAGGGAGACCTCGTTGCCGTCGGCGTCGGGCAGGGTGAAGGCGGGCGCGGTGTCGCCGGGCTGCAGTCGCTCGCTCATGGGTGGCCTCCTGGGCGTCGTGGCGTGTGGACTTCGTTGAGCGTAATGGGGGTGCCGGGGGGTGGTGGAGGCGGCGAGCTGACAGACTGTCCATTACTCATACGCAGTGAGAGCAGCGACCTTGGAGGCAGCGCGGTGTCGCACACGTCCAGTACGCCGGATAGCCCGGACACGCGGACCCCGGCCCAGATCGAGGCGGACATCAAGCGCCGTCGCGAGACCTTGGCCGAGACGCTCGACGAGATCGGTGTCCGGGTCCACCCGAAGACGATCGTCGGGGACGCGAAGGCCAAGGTCGCCTCGCAGGTCGACCACACGCTCGGTCGGGCCTATGTCGGGGCGAACCGGCTGGTCTCCGAGGTGAGGGGGCAGTTCGTCTCGGAGGAGGGCGCGCCGCGCCTGGAGCGGATCGTGCCGGTCGCGATCGTCGTGGTGGGTGTCGTGGGGCTCTTCGCGGTGGGGTCGCGGCGTCGCAAGCGCTGACCCGGGGAGCGTTGTCGGAGCTGCCGCGCCGCGTACCAAGGGGCGACCCGGCGGCGTACAAGTGCGCGTGGGGCGGGTAGGTTCGTCGGCGTGAGCGCCAATCCCGATAAGCACAGCACCCGCCATGACGACAAGCTGCCCATCCGGATGTTGCACGACCGCGTGCTCGTGCGGCAGGACTCCTCCGAGGGTGAGCGGCGCAGTGGTGGCGGCATTCTGATTCCCGCGACGGCGGCCGTCGGCAAGCGTCTTGCCTGGGCCGAGGTTGTCGCGGTCGGGCAGAACGTGCGGGCCGTGGAGCCGGGTGACCGGGTGCTGTTCGATCCGGAGGACCGGGCGGAGGTCGAGGTGCGGGGTGTCGCGTACGTGCTGATGCGCGAGCGGGATCTGCACGCGGTGGCGGCCGACCGGTTCGAGGGCTCCGAGGATTCGACGGGCCTGTACCTGTAGCCGTCCGCCTCCCCGCCTGGGGCCGATGAGGGCTGGTGACCATCGTCACCAGCCCTTTTTATCTGTCCTTTGCTACCTTTGAGGGACCCCGACGAGACGCGCCGTACCGGGCTGAGCAGCACTTCGCAAAGACGACGCACCCCTGTTGAGAACCACTGACGGAGGTGCCAGTCATGGCCTGGATCCTGATCGCTGTTGCCGGACTTCTCGAAGTCGCCTGGTCGATCGGCATGAAGTACACCGAGGGCTTCACCCGCCTTTGGCCGAGCGTGTTCACGGGCGCGGGAATCGTCGCGAGCATGGTGCTCCTGTCCTACGCCGCCAAGTCCCTGCCCATCGGTACCGCGTACGGCGTGTGGGTGGGGATCGGGGCCGCGGGAGCCGCGATCGTGGGGATGGTCGCCCTGGGCGAACCCGTGTCCGCGGCCCGAATCGGCTTCATTGCGCTGCTGCTTGTGGCGATCGTGGGGCTCAAGGTGACTTCTGGGCACTGAGTGGGTTCAGGTCCGTGTCGTCGGGGCTGGGGGAATCGGTGGGTTCTTCCTCGCCGCCCGTCGGGTCCTCGGACGGGGGTGTCTCGCTCGACGGTTCGTCGGACGGGGTGTCCTCGTCCGAGGGGGTCGCTGAGGCGGTGTCCGAGGGGGATTCGGTCGTCGATTCCGATGAGGATTCCGGGGTCGAGGGCAGCGGTTCCTGTTCGGCGCCGCTCTGGAGGTCCAGGTCGAAGTCGTTGGCCGGGGTGCCGGACAGGGCGGCCTGCGTGAACTGGGCCCAGATCTGCGCCGGGTACCCGCCGCCGTTGATCCGGTCGAGGCCCGTCGCCCCGTACAGCGGGGTCTGCGTGCCGGAGGTCGGGTCCTGGCCCATCACGGAGACGACGGTCGCGAGGTCCGGGGTGTAGCCCGCGAACCAGGCCGCCTTGTCCTCCTCCGCGGTGCCGGTCTTGCCGGCGGCGGGGCGGCCCGCGGCCTTGGCGGCGGTGCCGGTGCCGCCGTCGACGACCGATTTGAGGATCGACGTCGTGGTGTCGGCGGCCGCGCGCGGGACGGCCTGCCGGGTCTCCTTCTCGGGGAGCGTGATGTCCTCGCCGTTCTTGGTGATCGAGTCGACCAGCGTGTACGTGCCGTGCTCGCCGTGGTTGGCGAGCGTCGCGTACGCCTCGGTCATGTCGAGGACGGACGCGGTGGACGGGCCGAGCGCGATCGAGGGTGAAGCCGTGAGGTCCGGGGTGTCCGAGGGGATGCCGAGGTCGAGGGCGGTCTGCTTGACCTTGTCGGAGCCGACGTCGACGGCCATCTGCGCGTACACCGCGTTGACGGACTTGTCGGTGGCGGTGGAGACGGTGATGTTGCCGTAGGAGCGGTCGTCCTCGTTGGCGGGGGCGTAGTGGCCGCCGTCCCAGCCTTGTACGGGGCGCTTGTTGGTGCCGTCGTAGATGGTGCTGGGGGTGATCCTGCGGCCGTCCTGCGTGGTCGAGGCGTTCTCGACGGCGGACGTGAACACGAACGGCTTGAACGTGGAGCCGACCTGGTAGTCGCGGCGCGTGGCGTTGTTGACGTACTGCTTCGTGTAGTCGACGCCGCCGTACATGGCGCGCACCTTGCCGTTCGACGGGTCGATGGCGGCGCCGCCCGCGCGGACGTTCTTGTCGATGTCCCTGGCGTCCTTGTCGAGCTTCGACATCAGCTGGTCGTCGACCGCCTTTTCGAAGGCGGTCTGCTTCTTCTTCTGCAGGGTGGTGGTGATGCGGTAGCCGCCGCCCGCGAGGGTGTCCTCGTCGAGGATCTTGTTGTCGGTGATGTAGTCCTTCACGGCCTGCACGAGGTAGCCGCGCTGCCCGGAGAGGCCCGATGGCGCCTTCGCCTGGTCGGGCACGGGGAACGTCATGTTCTTGCGGTCGGAGGCTTCGAGCCAGCCCTCCTTGACCATGCCGTCGAGCACGTAGTTCCAGCGGGCGGTGGCCGCTTCCTTGTTCTCGGGGTGGGCGGCCACGTCGTACGCGCTCGGGGCGTTCACCAGGGCCGCGAGGTAGGCG
Protein-coding sequences here:
- the proP gene encoding glycine betaine/L-proline transporter ProP, encoding MTTDTEEGLVPDPEAVKRHRALFRAVKRRKNPPLRRTDITVTDDSAVKRAVKAASLGNAMEWFDFGIYSYLAVTIGHVFFPSGNDTVQLISSFATFAVSFLVRPIGGMVFGPMGDKVGRKKVLALTMILMAIGTFAIGLIPSYATIGFWAPVLLILFRLVQGFSTGGEYGGASTFIAEYAPDKKRGFFGSFLEFGTLAGYVGAAGLVTILTAVLGSDGMESWGWRIPFLVAGPIGLVGLYLRLRLDETPAFQKLEDESSHRATDAASSVETTAKGDLARIFRDYWPSLILCICLVGAYNITDYMLLSYMPTYLSDEMGYSETHGLLILIITMIVLMCIISQIGKLSDRFGRKPLLMAGMIGFFVLSIPSFLLVKNGALWAVSLGMLLLGLSLVCLLGTMSAALPALFPTQVRYGSLSVGYNLSASIFGGTTPLVITALIGLTGSDMMPAYYSMAAALVGIIAVACMKETAQKPLAGSPPSVETDEEAAEMVESQAPTPKF
- the bcp gene encoding thioredoxin-dependent thiol peroxidase, with the translated sequence MSERLQPGDTAPAFTLPDADGNEVSLADHKGRKTIVYFYPAALTPGCTKQACDFTDNLDVLAEAGYDVIGVSPDKPEKLAKFREKENLKVTLVGDPEKKVLEAYGAFGEKKLYGKVVTGVIRSTVVVDEEGKVERAFYNVKATGHVAKIIKDLGI
- a CDS encoding DUF3618 domain-containing protein; the protein is MSHTSSTPDSPDTRTPAQIEADIKRRRETLAETLDEIGVRVHPKTIVGDAKAKVASQVDHTLGRAYVGANRLVSEVRGQFVSEEGAPRLERIVPVAIVVVGVVGLFAVGSRRRKR
- a CDS encoding GroES family chaperonin, translating into MLHDRVLVRQDSSEGERRSGGGILIPATAAVGKRLAWAEVVAVGQNVRAVEPGDRVLFDPEDRAEVEVRGVAYVLMRERDLHAVAADRFEGSEDSTGLYL
- a CDS encoding DMT family transporter, which encodes MAWILIAVAGLLEVAWSIGMKYTEGFTRLWPSVFTGAGIVASMVLLSYAAKSLPIGTAYGVWVGIGAAGAAIVGMVALGEPVSAARIGFIALLLVAIVGLKVTSGH
- a CDS encoding transglycosylase domain-containing protein produces the protein MSSDEPEQPEQPTEPQEPGGPGTGATPAAAGKGKRPRRTGWRRLIPTWRMVLGGLVGFILLCVGLFALGYFLVDIPPANSAATAQSNVYLYADGSQIARDGEVNRENVSLTQIPKSVQHAVLAAEDRDFYSESAVDPQAMLRAAWSTLTGKGKQGGSTITQQYVKNYYLGQEQTVSRKAKEFFISIKLDREKSKDDILEGYLNTSYFGRNAYGIQAAAQAYYGEDVQDLSAAQGAYLAALVNAPSAYDVAAHPENKEAATARWNYVLDGMVKEGWLEASDRKNMTFPVPDQAKAPSGLSGQRGYLVQAVKDYITDNKILDEDTLAGGGYRITTTLQKKKQTAFEKAVDDQLMSKLDKDARDIDKNVRAGGAAIDPSNGKVRAMYGGVDYTKQYVNNATRRDYQVGSTFKPFVFTSAVENASTTQDGRRITPSTIYDGTNKRPVQGWDGGHYAPANEDDRSYGNITVSTATDKSVNAVYAQMAVDVGSDKVKQTALDLGIPSDTPDLTASPSIALGPSTASVLDMTEAYATLANHGEHGTYTLVDSITKNGEDITLPEKETRQAVPRAAADTTTSILKSVVDGGTGTAAKAAGRPAAGKTGTAEEDKAAWFAGYTPDLATVVSVMGQDPTSGTQTPLYGATGLDRINGGGYPAQIWAQFTQAALSGTPANDFDLDLQSGAEQEPLPSTPESSSESTTESPSDTASATPSDEDTPSDEPSSETPPSEDPTGGEEEPTDSPSPDDTDLNPLSAQKSP